The Candidatus Peregrinibacteria bacterium genome segment TGAAGGACAGGAGGTATCGAGCGCCGCAGAAGTTCACTCACGAGTCTCCTCCGAGACATATTTTCTGTCAAAAAGAATGGCTTGCGAAGCTTTGTTGTGAGTGTCATTATTATATTTGTATAATTTTTGTGTTCATAGAAATACTGAGAAAAATTGTATTTATTTGTGGAGCTTCAATATAAAGAGAAAATTTGTCCAAATTTTTTCTCAAAGAGTTCTGGAGCAAATTCTTTTTGATATCGAGCAAAATTCTCTTTTCCTAATTCTTTTCTGAGCTCATCATCTTGGCTCAAGGTGAGGATTTTTTCTGCAAGTTCAGGAATATTTCCACTTGAGCAAAGACCAAAATTTTTGTTTCCGAGGACATCAGGAATTCCACCGGTAGAATATGCCACCACTGCTTTTCCTGCTGACATCGCCTCGAGAAGAACAATCCCAAATGGCTCTTCATGTGACGGAAGAACAAAAATATGAATCCCTCGAAAAAAAATCTTCATCTCCAGACCTTCCAAAAAATCGAGAAAAAAATATTTCGTCTCCATTTTTTTCTCCTTCAGAGTGCGCTCAAGTGCTTCTTTTTCAGGTCCTTCTCCGGCTGAAAGAAAAATTGCATTTGGACATTTTTGGAGGACAATTTCGGCTGCACTCACAAGATCGCAAATCCCCTTCTCCCGAGAAAGTCTGCTCGCGCTTCCGATAAAAATTGTATTTTTGATATCGAGTGGAGCTCTGATTTTTTTCAGAATAAATTCCTGAAACTCTTGATCAAAATTTTTATTCAATAAAATTTGTGAACTGTCTTTCTCGGAAGGAAGCGTGTTCAAAAGAACTTGAATTCGAGAATTTTGAACGCCCAAATCATAAAGTGATTTTTTCATAAACTCGGATGGCACGACTATTTCCACAGTTTTGGAAAAGAATTTCCAAATGAAAAAATATGGATTCCGAGAAAGCCATTTTCCGATGGGCGCATGATGTCCCCAAAAAACTTTCATACCAAAAACTCGAGCAATTTGAGTCCAACAAACTTTTTCAATAAGGGTGAGAAAAAGAACTTTCCGTATTTTCCGAACGTACCTGAAATATGCGAGCCAAAAAATTCCGCGAATAAAAAAAAGTGGAACAGAAAGAATGCTCCAAAAAATTTGAGATTTTGAAGTGATATCTTTTTGGGTTTCTCGAAAAGTTTGAAATTTTTCTCTTCGAAATGCGCGAAGCAAATGCGGGCACGACGTCAAAATTTCCATCTCTCCACCATGCTTTCGAAGTATTTTCGCCATGAGGAGATGAATCTCTTCTTCTCCTCCCCAAGCAGATTCAAGAGGAAATCGTGTCAGTAATATTTTTTTTCCTGATACATCGGACATATTTTGGGAAACATTTTGTGAAGAAACTCCTGATTCTCATCGAGTAATTGTCGCTTTAAAGAGACCTTTTTCTGAACCTTCGAAATAATTTCCGGACAAATCTTCTACATTTGAAATTATAAGTTGAAATTTTTTCTGGCCGGGCGCTACTGATTTC includes the following:
- a CDS encoding glycosyltransferase family 4 protein translates to MSDVSGKKILLTRFPLESAWGGEEEIHLLMAKILRKHGGEMEILTSCPHLLRAFRREKFQTFRETQKDITSKSQIFWSILSVPLFFIRGIFWLAYFRYVRKIRKVLFLTLIEKVCWTQIARVFGMKVFWGHHAPIGKWLSRNPYFFIWKFFSKTVEIVVPSEFMKKSLYDLGVQNSRIQVLLNTLPSEKDSSQILLNKNFDQEFQEFILKKIRAPLDIKNTIFIGSASRLSREKGICDLVSAAEIVLQKCPNAIFLSAGEGPEKEALERTLKEKKMETKYFFLDFLEGLEMKIFFRGIHIFVLPSHEEPFGIVLLEAMSAGKAVVAYSTGGIPDVLGNKNFGLCSSGNIPELAEKILTLSQDDELRKELGKENFARYQKEFAPELFEKKFGQIFSLY